Below is a genomic region from bacterium.
CGAAGTTCAAAGCTTACCCCCTTTTGCTTCCAGGTTGTTTGCAGAAATCTTTGAGTATACGTACCAAGCCAATCCCTATGCCACTCAAAAGCACTACCCCATTGAGGCCGCTGACCTGACTCCAGTTTCAGCGCTGTCGGAGCAGCGGGATGGAGCGCCTGCGGGATCCCTTGCTGAGCAAGCCAATCAGATAGTGAGCCGTGAGATGCTCGCTTCTGCGATTGAGAGTTCTGGTCGAGCGATTTTTCTTGAGATTGCCGAAAGATCAGAGCACTTCTAGAAAACGGCGTAGACAGCGTGGACAACGTAGAAGTATCCTGAACACTGGTGTCAGGGACATCTCCAAGGCTTGCGACAGGAAAAGCACTTGAGAAAAAAAAGGTACCCACCGCACAGGCATATCGCGCAGCTCGTTGATACCGAATATAGTGAGACCAAAAACTGCTCATCTTCATTTCACTCTTTCGTCCAGCACACTTGTTTGATCCAGCACCGCATTACGAGATGCACCGCGTTACAAGAGGCATCCTGTCGAGAGATGCACTACGTCACGAGATAGAGTGCGGGGAGATGGTCACAAAATACTTATTACCGACTCTCGATAAACACTCGAAAAAAAACTCATGCGGGCAGTACTTGCCACTATCCATGGGCGAGCTGCAATCTACTGAAATGGGCGCGCCTCCATGTTCTGCATCTTCTTCATGTGTTCTTCATACATACGCTCGGCACCCTTCGTCTCAATCTCTCGAGACCGCTCCATCAACACTTCCTTGTCTTCAATAAACAACCGCGGGTCGGTGTCGTAGACTTCAGGATGAAGTCCAGTGTCCATTCGAATCGCATCCACGGGACAAGCCTCTACGCAGTATCCGCAGTAAATGCACAGCAAGGTGTCAATCTCATACCGGTGAGGAAATTTTTCAATCTTCTCATCTGAGTGCTCTGCTGGCTCAATATAAATACACTGCGCCGGGCACGCGGTAGCGCACAGGAAACAAGAAGTACACTTTACAGAACCATCTTGGTGGAGAGTAAGACGGTGCCTCCCCCGATAGCGTGGAGGATACACCCTGCGCTCATTGGGATACTGGATACTGGCCGCCCGCTTAACCCCAACATCAATACCGAGTGTATGGAGCAGATGAAGGGAGAAATTTCTCGTAAGTCGGGTGAAGGTAACCCCAAGTCCTCTGAGAATCTCAACGATATAAATCTTCTCAAGAAACGTTAGCTCTTCACGCCTTTTCATTACTGTGCTGACTCCCAATCAGAATACTCTTTAAATCCATCGAAAGTGTAATCACAAATGACACAGAAGACCACTCACTGACTGAAACTCTCTCTTGAAACCCCTGAAAGCCACTCTCAGTACTCCGTTTGCTGAACCTCTCATCCGAGGAAGGTTGGCTATCAGAGACGAGCTGATAGCATCGCAGCACTGAGTCAACACAAATAGCCTATTAATTCCAGACGGTTAGCTGAATACGCCATCCATTTCGCTCTTCACCCACGACTCTCCGTTCAACGAATGCCACTCACCGTGTTACGAAAGACCGCGAACTCGGGAGGCTTCCTTTCTTAAAATATCGGGAATTTAGTGCTGAAGGGGTGCAAAATCTTACTAAGGCTCCTATAATCCGAAAAAATGTTAACACTATAAACTTTTTGTTGTAGTTCAAAGGTTGGTGATCAATACAATGAAGTATGGTCCGAATGGACGAAACAGCAAATCACAAAGTCTTGATAAGGTCTTAAAAGCATAATGGCACTTAAAATAGAAGTATTCTACTCATTCCAAAGCCCCTATTCATATCTCGCACTTGAGCATATTTACGATCTTGAAAAAAAATATGACGTAGAACTGCTGTGGCAACCTTTTTCTGCTAAGGCATCAGGACAGCAGATCCAGGGCGCGCCTATTAACCCGGACAAGCTCTCATACCTGTATGAAGACACCAGACGCTACGCGGCAGAACACAATATCCCGCTGGAGTTCCCCTCAAACTGGCCTCAGGAAGAATACGATCCGAGCAGAGTTACCCGCGGCGCCGTTGTTGCTGGCGACCTTGGATTTCAGATGGAGTATAATTACAAAGTATCGCACAGATGGTGGGGTCTCGGAGCCAATCCGAATGATGATGAATTCCTGAGTGAGCTATGTGAAGAGCTCGATGTGGATTTGGGAGAGTTCTTAAGCAAGCTGTCGAACTCCGACACACGAGAGCGCGTAAAGGGCATATACAAGCGTGGTAAAAAATTAGGAGTTTTTGACACGCCGACATTCGTTATTGAACAAGAGCGGATAGTGGGTCTCGACAAAATCGCCTATCTAGAAGACAGGCTGATTAGAGGTGGCCATTCAAAGTAGTTCAACACTACCGCAGTTTTTTGTAGAACATCCCTGTAGTGTCGGGTCGTGCGTACCCTTGAGTGAATCAGATAGTCACCACGCGCAGCACGTCCTACGACTTCAAGAAGGAGAACGGGTAAGAGTTGTCTCCTCGTCAAGTAAAGCACACGATTGTTTCACAGGTGAGGTATTCCTTGGAACGATACAAAGAACACAAGATGCACAGATAGAAGTTTGTATTGAAGAGAAATTACTGGTTCCACCTACAGCTCAACCAGCCGTTCAAACGCTCATCTTTGGAATGAGCAAAGGAAAAAAAAACGAGCTCGTAGTTGAAAAAGCTACAGAGCTTGGAGTTGAGTCCGTAATTCTCTGGCAAACAGCGCGCAGCATTCTACGACTAAAAGACTCAAGTGAGGTAAAAAAGCGGGAAGAACGACTCCATAAAGTAGCAGAAGCGGCCGCAAAACAGTCAAAACGCCTCTCGATTCCTCGTGTCCACATCTGCACCTCTCAAGACAATCTCCTCCGAGAACTTCAGAAGTCTTCAACAGGACCGAGGTTGTGTTGCTCACTATCCCCAAACTCAAAGACCCTATCGCAGATAATGCCACCACCAGTACCTCGAATGAGCTGTATTGCGGTAGGACCAGAAGGTGATTTCACCGAAGAGGAAGAGGAGCTACTCGTGAGCATAGACTTTTCTCTCTTGCGATTAGGCAACAACACTCTCCGGTCTGAGACAGCGGCAATAGCGGCGATTGCAATGATACAAGCTATCTGTGAGAGGAACCAATGAGCACTTGGGCTTGCTGTGATATCCAGTATGATCAAAGCGCATCTGAGTGCTCTCGCTGTGGTCGCCACCGAACGGCAAATCAAGCAACTATTGAAGGACTCTTTCAAGAGTGTGCTCAAGAGCTCTCCCAAATAAAAGTCGCCGATTTTGAGATTTCTGCCGCGTCTACTCTCGGTGCTCAACAGGAAGAATCTACTCACCTTCTTTTTGCACTGGCTCGCGAAGCATTTGATGACAGTACCATCGAAAATAGATTTCAGGAGTCGGGAACTCAGAGCATTAATCGGAAGGTAGAGAGCCTAACAGCGAAAAAACACCTTGAAGCCGTTGAGCAGAAACTCCACACAAAAGTGTTTTCCCTAAAGAAAGGGAGCTCCCTCAGTACGCCCCAGACAGCCGCTCTCCTCCCAGTTCCAGCCAACACTCGGCTGAGAGTCTGTGCATTTTTCATCGATCTCATTGGAATCTTGATACTTGCCATGTCAGTTTGTATCGGAATAAGTCTTTTTGAGAATCAACCCCTACTTATCGCCGTCTTACAACCGG
It encodes:
- a CDS encoding NADH-quinone oxidoreductase subunit I, with protein sequence MKRREELTFLEKIYIVEILRGLGVTFTRLTRNFSLHLLHTLGIDVGVKRAASIQYPNERRVYPPRYRGRHRLTLHQDGSVKCTSCFLCATACPAQCIYIEPAEHSDEKIEKFPHRYEIDTLLCIYCGYCVEACPVDAIRMDTGLHPEVYDTDPRLFIEDKEVLMERSREIETKGAERMYEEHMKKMQNMEARPFQ
- a CDS encoding 16S rRNA (uracil(1498)-N(3))-methyltransferase, with the protein product MAIQSSSTLPQFFVEHPCSVGSCVPLSESDSHHAQHVLRLQEGERVRVVSSSSKAHDCFTGEVFLGTIQRTQDAQIEVCIEEKLLVPPTAQPAVQTLIFGMSKGKKNELVVEKATELGVESVILWQTARSILRLKDSSEVKKREERLHKVAEAAAKQSKRLSIPRVHICTSQDNLLRELQKSSTGPRLCCSLSPNSKTLSQIMPPPVPRMSCIAVGPEGDFTEEEEELLVSIDFSLLRLGNNTLRSETAAIAAIAMIQAICERNQ